One genomic segment of Catalinimonas alkaloidigena includes these proteins:
- a CDS encoding sulfatase: MDRFLRILAMSFFVGSLLACTERTGKQSAKEGEPSRPNILFIFADDWGWGDLSAHGHPYVKTPNIDRLVAEGTDFHRFTVASGVCSPSRAAVLSGHFPARFNINGHFAWVPQNAQRNMPDWLDNEATLLPSLLQQSGYVTAHFGKWHLSNNMIPDSPTPARYGYDTYGAFNCSGEQMPFYEDADKTIEFMENARRENQPFFINLWIHEPHTPHHVIPKYQWGFRELEETDNIYASVLSHADERIGKVLDALDRLNLTENTLVVFSSDNGPARAATPTALETYHDTATGVGYNIAGSKGITGGRKGYKAALFEGGIGVPFIARWPGKIKAGAVDSVSLISAVDLLPTFCEIAGVQLPDSYSPDGISQLGTLKGTPYPSRTKPLFWKMDGSWPINKNKPYHWVSYAIVDQNWKLVGNSDLSYVELYDITKDVYEQHDLKEENTEVVERLVHQIEEWQSSLPDKPDNKLFSEERNRL; the protein is encoded by the coding sequence ATGGATAGATTTTTAAGAATTCTTGCGATGAGCTTCTTTGTTGGGAGCTTATTGGCCTGCACGGAAAGAACTGGAAAGCAGTCGGCTAAAGAGGGAGAACCATCCCGACCCAATATCCTTTTCATATTTGCTGACGATTGGGGCTGGGGCGATCTGAGTGCTCATGGCCATCCTTATGTCAAGACCCCGAATATTGATCGCTTAGTAGCAGAGGGAACCGACTTTCACCGTTTTACCGTGGCGAGTGGTGTATGTTCACCGAGCCGAGCAGCTGTACTTAGCGGGCATTTTCCAGCCAGATTTAATATTAATGGTCACTTTGCCTGGGTACCACAGAATGCACAGCGGAATATGCCTGACTGGCTCGATAATGAAGCAACCCTTTTGCCCAGCTTATTGCAACAAAGTGGGTATGTTACCGCTCATTTTGGAAAATGGCACCTTTCTAATAATATGATTCCGGACTCACCCACTCCTGCAAGGTATGGATATGATACCTACGGCGCTTTTAATTGCTCGGGGGAACAAATGCCCTTTTATGAGGATGCCGATAAAACCATTGAATTCATGGAAAATGCCAGGCGGGAGAACCAACCATTTTTTATCAATTTATGGATACATGAACCGCATACCCCTCATCATGTGATCCCGAAATACCAGTGGGGGTTCCGTGAACTGGAGGAAACCGATAATATTTATGCTTCTGTATTGTCCCATGCGGACGAAAGAATTGGTAAAGTATTGGATGCATTGGACCGATTAAATCTGACAGAAAACACGCTTGTTGTATTTAGCTCTGATAATGGCCCGGCCCGGGCGGCTACGCCAACTGCCTTGGAAACCTATCATGATACAGCTACAGGGGTGGGTTATAATATAGCGGGCTCAAAAGGAATTACCGGCGGAAGAAAAGGCTATAAAGCGGCCCTTTTTGAAGGAGGAATAGGCGTACCGTTTATTGCCCGATGGCCCGGAAAAATAAAGGCAGGTGCAGTGGATTCAGTCTCTTTAATATCTGCAGTAGATTTGCTTCCTACATTCTGTGAGATTGCCGGCGTGCAATTACCAGATTCATATAGCCCTGACGGAATCAGCCAGCTAGGTACTCTAAAGGGGACCCCTTACCCTTCCCGAACGAAACCCCTCTTTTGGAAGATGGATGGTAGTTGGCCCATCAACAAAAATAAACCTTATCATTGGGTTTCATACGCCATAGTTGACCAAAACTGGAAATTGGTGGGTAACAGTGATTTGTCTTATGTTGAACTTTATGATATCACTAAGGATGTATATGAACAGCATGATCTAAAGGAAGAAAATACAGAAGTGGTCGAACGACTGGTCCATCAAATAGAAGAATGGCAATCCAGCCTGCCCGATAAACCAGATAATAAACTATTTTCCGAGGAGAGAAACAGACTGTGA
- a CDS encoding sulfatase-like hydrolase/transferase — MSDNGPHQGGLGSTGGLRGRKSDIFEGGMFVPAIAWWLGKISRSVVADEILTVMDLLSSFVKLC, encoded by the coding sequence ATGTCTGATAATGGTCCTCACCAAGGAGGGCTGGGGAGTACAGGAGGGTTGAGAGGGAGAAAAAGTGATATCTTTGAAGGAGGTATGTTTGTACCAGCAATTGCCTGGTGGCTGGGAAAAATTTCCCGGAGCGTTGTTGCTGATGAAATACTGACTGTCATGGACTTGCTATCCTCTTTTGTTAAACTATGCTGA
- a CDS encoding family 43 glycosylhydrolase, giving the protein MAIFAISVLLLSACISGNSQKAENKEEEKAGTLSFSYSEVEGIGQDSLYNRRDPSDVIKVGDKHYVWYTRMNSPIRSGYWGTIWYATSEDNGHSWEEQGMALGLGEKGGFDSHSVFTPNILAYSGKYYLYYTGVKPTPDNPDNEFENNATNDFTAIGLAVAESPDGPFVRVENNPILKVSEEPKAFDSYRIDDASLMVRDDKIWLYYKGRSLSHGKEGPRLTNMGVAFADQPEGPYQKHDGPILDESHEVLVWLEEGGVASLASISSSINLAPDGINFSNMYNNLKDIPKAPGLYRPHLEDGNTAEEIPGWGISMIQNEGEAYLLRYEIEKQ; this is encoded by the coding sequence ATGGCTATATTTGCAATATCCGTTTTACTGTTAAGTGCCTGTATTTCAGGAAACTCTCAAAAAGCTGAAAATAAAGAAGAAGAAAAAGCAGGAACTTTAAGCTTTTCCTATTCAGAAGTTGAAGGAATAGGGCAGGATTCTTTGTACAACAGAAGGGATCCCAGCGATGTAATCAAGGTGGGCGATAAACATTATGTGTGGTATACCCGCATGAATAGCCCGATCAGGTCTGGCTACTGGGGCACAATCTGGTATGCAACCTCTGAAGACAATGGACATAGTTGGGAAGAACAGGGCATGGCGCTGGGACTGGGAGAGAAAGGAGGTTTTGACAGCCACTCCGTTTTTACACCAAATATTCTGGCTTATAGTGGCAAGTATTACCTTTATTACACCGGGGTGAAACCTACCCCAGACAATCCAGATAATGAGTTTGAAAACAATGCAACCAACGATTTCACAGCAATAGGATTAGCGGTGGCCGAAAGCCCCGATGGTCCGTTTGTCAGGGTAGAAAACAATCCAATCCTGAAAGTGAGCGAGGAGCCGAAAGCGTTTGATAGCTACCGCATTGATGATGCCAGTTTGATGGTGAGAGATGATAAGATATGGCTGTACTACAAAGGTCGCTCATTAAGCCATGGAAAGGAAGGTCCACGTCTTACAAATATGGGAGTAGCCTTTGCCGACCAGCCTGAGGGGCCTTACCAAAAACATGACGGGCCAATTCTGGATGAAAGTCACGAAGTGCTGGTTTGGTTAGAAGAGGGAGGGGTGGCTTCTTTGGCATCTATAAGTTCCTCTATCAACCTGGCTCCCGATGGTATTAATTTTTCTAATATGTATAACAATTTAAAAGATATCCCCAAAGCACCAGGCTTATACCGCCCACATCTGGAAGATGGAAATACTGCAGAAGAAATTCCGGGTTGGGGGATTTCAATGATTCAAAATGAAGGTGAAGCCTATTTGCTTAGATATGAGATAGAAAAGCAATAA